Proteins encoded by one window of Bradyrhizobium sp. B097:
- a CDS encoding cupin domain-containing protein, which produces MGENVIGRANVEDTPELKAYYKDLEKFEAAALWTVANKIEPWQPQSASVPVLWRYSDLREHVLRSVELVSPEKAGRRVIYLNNPGRRDVSAAVGWLYSGLQVMHPGEVASAHAHSASALRFIMEGTGAYTIVDGHKMTLGARDFVLTPNGTWHEHGVEANGSVCIWQDGLDIPLVNALEANFFVVHPKIQQEESGYPVDDMTKTWGNPGLRPAGSRWSNGYSPMFKYEWEPTYESLRKYAAATDGSPYDGILMNYVNPITGGHVMQTIGASMQLLRPGETTRSHRHTGSFVYQVAKGHGYSVIGGKRFEWQERDIFCVPSWSWHEHGNASASEDACLFCFNDLPVIEGLGLYREEAYGDNAGHQSVAA; this is translated from the coding sequence ATGGGCGAGAACGTCATCGGCCGGGCTAATGTCGAGGATACCCCGGAGCTCAAGGCCTACTACAAGGATCTCGAGAAGTTCGAAGCGGCCGCGCTGTGGACGGTGGCCAACAAGATCGAGCCGTGGCAGCCGCAGTCGGCGTCCGTTCCCGTTCTCTGGCGCTACAGCGATCTGCGCGAGCACGTGCTGCGCTCGGTGGAGCTGGTCTCGCCGGAGAAGGCGGGACGGCGCGTGATCTACCTCAACAATCCCGGGCGCCGCGACGTGTCGGCCGCAGTCGGCTGGCTCTATTCGGGCTTGCAGGTGATGCATCCGGGCGAAGTGGCGTCGGCCCACGCGCATTCGGCCTCCGCCCTGCGCTTCATCATGGAAGGGACGGGTGCCTACACCATTGTCGATGGCCACAAGATGACACTCGGTGCGCGGGATTTCGTGCTGACGCCGAACGGCACCTGGCACGAGCATGGCGTCGAGGCAAACGGCTCGGTCTGTATCTGGCAGGATGGGCTCGACATTCCGCTCGTCAACGCGCTGGAGGCGAATTTCTTCGTCGTGCACCCGAAGATCCAGCAGGAGGAGTCGGGCTATCCCGTCGACGACATGACCAAGACCTGGGGCAATCCCGGTCTTCGGCCGGCGGGCTCGCGATGGTCGAACGGCTATTCACCGATGTTCAAATATGAGTGGGAGCCGACTTACGAGTCGTTGCGGAAATATGCCGCCGCGACCGACGGCTCGCCCTATGACGGCATCCTGATGAACTACGTCAATCCGATCACGGGCGGACATGTGATGCAGACCATCGGCGCCAGCATGCAGCTGCTGCGACCGGGCGAGACGACCAGGTCGCATCGACACACCGGAAGCTTCGTCTATCAGGTTGCCAAAGGGCACGGCTATTCCGTGATCGGCGGCAAGCGGTTCGAGTGGCAGGAGCGCGATATTTTCTGCGTTCCCTCCTGGTCCTGGCATGAGCACGGCAACGCCTCCGCGAGCGAGGATGCCTGCCTGTTCTGCTTCAACGACCTGCCTGTCATCGAAGGGCTCGGCCTCTACCGGGAAGAGGCCTATGGCGACAATGCCGGCCATCAGTCGGTCGCGGCCTGA
- a CDS encoding indolepyruvate ferredoxin oxidoreductase subunit alpha produces MAERSFAREVEDLRLGDGDTFRGEGILAITKALLQSGVAYVGGYQGSPISHLMDVLADAKDVLDDLGVVFQSSANEAAAAAMLSASVMYPLRGAVAWKSTVGTNVASDALANLASGGVTGGTMIIVGEDYGEGSSIMQERTHAFAMKSQIWLLDPRPDHECIVNLIEKGFELSEASNTPVMLEVRVRACHMHGSFICKDNVKPAHTIKDALNNPKRDVGRIVLPPAAYEHEQEKIKTRMPAAINFVRDNRLNEWMGPKQGKVGIIMQGGMYNNVVRALQYLGLSDAYGNTQVPLYVMNVTYPVIDTEVAEFCLDKDAILIVEEGQPEYLEQAINTVLRRKDIQARIHGKDVLPMGGDYTAQVLLGGVREFIEKTEPRLLGNRPPAPDASPVLNRPEVEKLKQIVPARPPGLCTGCPERPIFAAMKLVESELGEHHVSADIGCHLFSILPPFNIGATTMGFGLGPASTSAFNVKADKRSIAVMGDGGFWHNGLTSGIGNAVFNKHDGVFIIVDNYYTSATGGQDILSSRATSKRRNTNNSIVQAVKGIGGQWVRQIDRTYDVGRMRDTLKEALTTKEEGPKVIVASSECMLNKQRRVKPQISKAIKDGVRTVKERFGVDEDVCTGDHACIRLSGCPSLSVKQLDDPLRDDPVAAIDNSCVGCGNCGEVADTAVLCPSFYRADVIHNPTGWDKFKSKVAMAVIGWLQRRRDRRRPALEALA; encoded by the coding sequence ATGGCTGAACGGTCTTTTGCTCGTGAGGTCGAGGATCTCCGGCTGGGCGACGGCGACACCTTCCGCGGCGAAGGCATCCTCGCCATCACCAAGGCACTTCTCCAATCGGGCGTTGCCTATGTCGGCGGCTATCAGGGCTCGCCGATCTCGCATTTGATGGATGTGCTGGCCGACGCCAAGGACGTGCTCGACGATCTCGGCGTCGTGTTCCAGAGCTCCGCCAACGAAGCGGCGGCGGCGGCGATGCTGTCGGCCTCGGTGATGTATCCGCTGCGCGGCGCGGTGGCGTGGAAGTCGACGGTCGGCACCAATGTCGCCTCCGACGCGCTGGCCAATCTCGCCTCCGGCGGCGTTACCGGCGGCACCATGATCATCGTCGGCGAGGATTACGGCGAAGGCTCCTCGATCATGCAGGAACGCACCCACGCCTTTGCGATGAAATCGCAGATCTGGCTGCTGGATCCGCGGCCTGACCATGAATGCATCGTCAACCTGATCGAGAAGGGATTTGAGCTCTCGGAAGCCTCGAACACCCCTGTCATGTTGGAGGTGCGCGTCCGTGCCTGCCACATGCACGGCAGCTTTATCTGCAAGGACAACGTCAAGCCGGCCCACACCATCAAGGACGCCCTGAACAATCCGAAGCGCGACGTCGGCCGCATCGTGCTGCCGCCGGCTGCCTACGAGCATGAGCAGGAGAAGATCAAGACACGGATGCCTGCAGCCATCAACTTCGTCCGCGACAACAGGCTGAATGAATGGATGGGGCCAAAGCAGGGCAAGGTCGGCATCATCATGCAGGGCGGGATGTACAACAACGTCGTCCGCGCGCTGCAATATCTCGGGCTGTCGGATGCCTACGGCAACACGCAGGTTCCGCTCTACGTCATGAACGTCACCTACCCCGTGATCGACACCGAGGTCGCCGAGTTCTGCCTCGACAAGGACGCCATCCTGATCGTCGAGGAAGGCCAGCCGGAATATCTGGAGCAGGCGATCAACACGGTGCTGCGCCGCAAGGATATCCAGGCGCGCATCCACGGCAAGGACGTGCTGCCGATGGGCGGCGACTATACCGCGCAGGTGCTGCTCGGCGGCGTGCGCGAATTTATCGAGAAGACCGAGCCGCGGCTGCTCGGCAATCGGCCACCGGCGCCGGACGCGAGCCCCGTGCTCAACCGCCCCGAGGTTGAGAAGCTGAAGCAAATCGTGCCGGCGCGTCCGCCCGGGCTTTGCACCGGCTGTCCGGAGCGGCCGATCTTCGCCGCCATGAAGCTCGTCGAGAGCGAACTCGGCGAGCACCACGTCTCGGCCGACATCGGCTGTCACCTGTTCTCGATCCTGCCGCCGTTCAACATCGGCGCGACCACGATGGGCTTTGGCCTTGGCCCGGCCTCGACCTCGGCCTTCAACGTCAAGGCCGACAAGCGCTCGATCGCCGTGATGGGTGACGGCGGCTTCTGGCACAACGGGCTGACCAGCGGCATCGGCAACGCCGTCTTCAACAAGCATGACGGTGTCTTCATCATCGTCGATAATTACTACACCTCGGCGACCGGCGGTCAGGACATCCTGTCGTCGCGCGCGACGAGCAAGCGGCGCAATACCAACAACTCGATCGTGCAGGCCGTGAAGGGCATCGGCGGGCAATGGGTCCGGCAGATCGACCGCACCTACGATGTCGGCCGGATGCGCGACACGCTGAAGGAAGCGTTGACGACCAAGGAGGAAGGCCCGAAGGTCATCGTCGCCTCCTCCGAATGTATGCTGAACAAGCAGCGCCGCGTGAAGCCGCAGATCAGCAAGGCGATCAAGGACGGCGTTCGCACCGTCAAGGAACGCTTCGGCGTCGACGAGGATGTCTGCACCGGCGACCACGCCTGCATCCGTCTTTCGGGCTGCCCGTCGCTCTCGGTCAAGCAGCTCGACGATCCCTTGCGCGACGATCCCGTTGCGGCCATCGACAATTCCTGCGTCGGATGCGGCAATTGCGGCGAGGTCGCGGACACCGCGGTGCTGTGTCCGTCGTTTTATCGCGCCGACGTCATTCACAATCCGACCGGCTGGGACAAGTTCAAGTCGAAGGTCGCCATGGCCGTGATCGGCTGGCTGCAACGGCGGCGCGATCGCCGGCGTCCGGCGCTCGAGGCCTTGGCATGA
- a CDS encoding indolepyruvate oxidoreductase subunit beta family protein — MRDETVQLALPAAGDATERPISIAIVAMGGQGGGVLTDWIVQLAENHGWVAQSTSVPGVAQRTGATIYYIEAMPPLDGRKPILSLMPTPGDVDVVMAAEFMEAGRSILRGLVTPDRTTLIASNHRTFAIGEKIAPGNGIADGGAVTGAIGIAAKTEIIFDMNALAIANGSVISAAMFGALAGAGVLSFGRESYLDVIRAGDKGAQASVRAFEAAFDRVQSKSPDPAPPSQSEAADTAPSPAALDPRLAGLAARLAQELPKAVQAMGRAGLKKVVDFQDVAYGGEYLDILGKLHAADRSAGGAARGFAFTQAAAKYLANAMAYDDVIRVADLKTRSSRRARIEGELELSEGQVLQTTEFMHPRMEEVMGMLPVGLGRWLGARPRLLGWLDRRVNKGRRVRTYSLLSFVALYVVGGLRSMRRRSLRHAIETAHRDQWLTAATEAVRANYQLGVEILQCRRLVKGYSDTHSRGLSKFDKTLAAIKLVEERDDAADWARRLREAALKDSEGKELDGVIQTIKSFA, encoded by the coding sequence ATGAGAGACGAAACGGTCCAGCTGGCGCTTCCTGCCGCAGGTGACGCGACCGAGCGGCCGATCTCGATCGCGATCGTCGCGATGGGTGGCCAGGGCGGCGGCGTCCTCACCGACTGGATCGTCCAGCTCGCCGAGAACCATGGCTGGGTCGCGCAGTCGACGTCGGTGCCCGGCGTCGCCCAGCGCACCGGCGCCACGATCTACTACATCGAGGCGATGCCGCCGCTCGACGGCCGCAAGCCGATCCTGTCGCTGATGCCGACGCCCGGCGACGTCGACGTGGTGATGGCGGCGGAATTCATGGAAGCCGGCCGCTCGATCCTGCGCGGCCTAGTGACGCCGGACCGCACCACGCTGATCGCATCCAATCACCGGACGTTCGCGATCGGCGAGAAGATCGCGCCGGGCAACGGCATCGCCGACGGGGGCGCGGTGACCGGCGCCATCGGGATCGCCGCCAAGACCGAGATCATCTTCGACATGAACGCGCTGGCAATCGCAAACGGCAGCGTCATCTCGGCCGCGATGTTCGGCGCGCTCGCAGGCGCCGGCGTGCTGAGTTTTGGCCGCGAGAGCTATCTCGACGTCATCCGCGCCGGCGACAAGGGCGCACAGGCCAGCGTCCGCGCGTTCGAGGCTGCGTTTGACCGGGTGCAATCGAAATCCCCCGACCCGGCGCCGCCGTCGCAATCGGAGGCGGCCGACACCGCGCCCTCCCCGGCAGCGCTGGATCCCCGTCTTGCCGGCCTCGCCGCGCGGCTGGCGCAGGAGTTGCCGAAGGCCGTGCAGGCGATGGGCCGCGCCGGGCTGAAGAAGGTCGTCGATTTCCAGGATGTCGCCTATGGCGGCGAGTATCTCGACATCCTCGGCAAGCTCCACGCCGCCGATCGCAGCGCCGGCGGCGCCGCGCGAGGTTTTGCCTTCACTCAGGCCGCAGCAAAATATCTCGCCAACGCCATGGCCTATGATGACGTCATCCGCGTTGCCGACCTCAAGACCAGGTCCAGCCGTCGCGCGCGGATCGAGGGCGAGCTCGAATTGTCCGAGGGCCAGGTGCTCCAGACCACCGAGTTCATGCACCCTCGCATGGAAGAAGTGATGGGCATGCTGCCGGTGGGCCTTGGCCGCTGGCTTGGCGCCAGGCCGCGCCTGCTCGGCTGGCTCGACCGCCGCGTCAACAAGGGACGCCGGGTGCGGACCTACTCGCTGCTGTCGTTCGTCGCGCTCTATGTCGTCGGCGGGCTTCGCAGCATGCGCCGCCGCTCGCTGCGTCACGCCATCGAGACCGCTCATCGGGACCAATGGCTCACGGCCGCGACCGAGGCCGTGCGAGCGAACTATCAGTTGGGCGTCGAGATCCTGCAATGCCGGCGCCTCGTCAAGGGCTATTCCGACACCCACAGCCGCGGCCTGTCGAAATTCGACAAGACGCTGGCCGCGATCAAGCTGGTCGAGGAGCGCGACGATGCCGCCGACTGGGCGCGCCGGCTGCGGGAAGCCGCGCTGAAGGACAGCGAAGGCAAGGAGCTCGACGGCGTGATCCAGACCATCAAGAGTTTTGCATGA
- a CDS encoding MarR family transcriptional regulator, with the protein MMPAALKESTAAVFGQIETRLWLQLLSLHGELFASLNSMLSSEFGLSLAKFDVLAQLDRYRDGMALGQLSQNLKVSGGNVSGLVQRLLADDLISKEMSSEDRRSFIVRLTPKGEALFRKAAEVHKKHLSERLESIPAPELAAALSVLRSLSSKLGSESKKQGRKT; encoded by the coding sequence ATGATGCCGGCAGCACTCAAGGAGAGCACGGCTGCCGTATTCGGGCAGATTGAAACCCGGCTGTGGCTGCAACTACTGTCCCTGCATGGCGAGCTGTTTGCGTCGCTGAATTCCATGCTGAGCTCGGAATTCGGGCTGTCGCTGGCAAAGTTCGACGTGCTCGCCCAGCTCGATCGTTACAGGGACGGAATGGCGCTCGGGCAATTGTCGCAGAACCTGAAAGTGTCCGGCGGCAACGTCTCGGGCCTGGTACAGCGCCTGCTGGCTGACGATCTCATCAGCAAGGAAATGTCGAGCGAGGATCGCCGCTCGTTCATCGTGCGCCTGACGCCAAAGGGCGAAGCACTGTTCAGGAAGGCGGCTGAGGTGCACAAGAAGCATCTCAGCGAACGGCTCGAAAGTATTCCCGCCCCGGAGCTGGCGGCTGCATTGTCGGTGCTGCGGTCCCTCTCCTCGAAACTCGGCAGCGAAAGCAAGAAGCAGGGTCGCAAGACATAA
- a CDS encoding MarR family winged helix-turn-helix transcriptional regulator, translating to MAKDSRSRWKSGPPRTRDQLQSYIPYLFNRLANRWNLDQNRDLSEHNINNVVFRTLSVLFIYKTLTVNEIAVLAVTEQSTASRMVESMVSSGLVKREIAEEDQRRRVVGLTADGEALLRKIWPIMESNYDRLTVGIDPDEIEVCARVLAKMVENIRQNQI from the coding sequence ATGGCCAAAGACTCCAGGAGCAGATGGAAATCCGGTCCACCGCGGACACGGGACCAGCTGCAAAGCTACATTCCCTATCTCTTCAACCGGCTCGCCAATCGCTGGAACCTGGATCAGAACCGCGATCTCAGCGAGCACAACATCAACAACGTCGTGTTCCGGACGCTGTCGGTCCTGTTCATCTACAAGACGCTGACCGTCAACGAGATCGCCGTTCTGGCCGTCACCGAGCAGTCGACCGCGAGCCGCATGGTCGAGTCGATGGTGTCATCGGGCCTCGTCAAGCGCGAGATCGCGGAAGAAGACCAGCGCCGCCGCGTCGTCGGATTGACGGCGGACGGTGAGGCGCTGCTGCGAAAGATCTGGCCGATCATGGAGAGCAACTACGACCGGCTGACCGTCGGCATCGATCCCGACGAGATCGAGGTGTGCGCCCGCGTGCTGGCCAAGATGGTCGAGAACATCCGCCAGAACCAGATCTGA
- a CDS encoding SDR family oxidoreductase encodes MSQTRTTLITGGNSGIGEALAKKLVGEGQRVVSVGLEKPDWTHDLLTAYRVDLTSMAETRAIAQEICRDHAVDCLVHNAGIILPNLLADAKPEDILTLAQLHLGAPMLLTQAAMEGMRSRRFGRIVFVSSRAAMGAATRSAYSATKAGVHGMARTWALELASSGITVNVVAPGPILTDNFWGVIPKDSEQQERMARNVPVGRLGSREDVAHAIRFFLDERSDFVTGQVLYVCGGTSLAGLSP; translated from the coding sequence ATGAGCCAGACCCGCACCACACTCATCACCGGAGGCAATTCCGGCATCGGGGAGGCGCTGGCGAAAAAGCTCGTCGGCGAGGGACAGCGGGTCGTCTCGGTCGGGCTCGAGAAGCCGGACTGGACGCACGATCTGCTCACCGCCTATCGCGTGGACCTGACCAGCATGGCGGAGACCAGGGCGATTGCACAGGAAATCTGCCGGGATCATGCGGTCGATTGCCTCGTGCACAATGCCGGCATCATCCTGCCGAACCTGCTGGCCGATGCGAAGCCGGAAGACATCCTGACACTGGCGCAGTTGCATCTGGGCGCACCGATGCTGCTGACCCAGGCGGCGATGGAAGGGATGCGTTCGCGGCGGTTCGGGCGGATCGTGTTCGTGAGCTCGCGCGCCGCCATGGGCGCGGCCACGCGCTCGGCCTATTCCGCCACCAAGGCCGGCGTGCACGGCATGGCGCGCACTTGGGCGCTGGAGCTGGCGTCGAGCGGCATCACGGTGAACGTGGTCGCACCGGGCCCGATCCTGACCGACAATTTCTGGGGCGTCATCCCGAAGGACTCCGAGCAGCAGGAGCGGATGGCGCGCAACGTTCCGGTCGGGCGGCTCGGCTCACGCGAGGACGTAGCGCACGCGATCCGCTTCTTCCTCGATGAGCGCTCGGACTTCGTGACCGGGCAGGTGCTCTACGTCTGCGGCGGCACCAGCCTTGCCGGCCTCAGTCCCTGA
- a CDS encoding ATP-dependent acyl-CoA ligase, whose protein sequence is MTTATTVYARFREIALDRGEAGFLNVLPETADIYSIAAGEISYRAMFERVECWRAAFASHGYGRGHRVGLLLQNRPVFVELWFALNALGVSVVPINPDLRVSELEYIIAHSEMNAAFVLAKRRGEVETAARQAGRPIPVATDSGEIPAPFGGARPADPGDGASECALLYTSGTTGQPKGCVLTNTYFLYSGDWYRDVGGLIDLRGDGERMITPLPLFHMNAMAVSLMAMLSVGGSLTMLDRFHPRSWWKSVRDSRATCLHYLGVMPSMLMGAPPTQEDRAHTVRFGFGAGVDRLLHAPFEERFGFPLLEAWAMTETGSGGVIAANVEPRKIGTSCFGRPATEVEVRIVDNAGNDAPVGTPGELLVRRAGDDPRYGFFSEYLKNREATAEAWKDGWLHTGDIVSRDADGDLHFVDRKKNVIRRSGENIAAVEVESVLNRHPAIRQAAVAATPDQLRGDEVAAVIIAENPGADRALAEDIVRWSLEQMAYYKAPGWISFVDQLPLTATEKIQRAGLKEFVARLMRDGAFFDLRDLKRRQE, encoded by the coding sequence TTGACCACAGCGACCACCGTCTACGCCCGCTTCCGCGAGATTGCCCTCGATCGGGGCGAAGCCGGCTTTCTCAACGTGCTGCCCGAGACCGCCGACATCTACAGCATCGCGGCCGGGGAGATCTCGTACCGCGCCATGTTTGAGCGGGTGGAGTGCTGGCGCGCGGCGTTCGCGAGCCACGGCTACGGCAGAGGCCATCGGGTCGGGCTGCTGCTCCAGAACAGGCCGGTGTTCGTCGAGCTGTGGTTCGCCTTGAACGCGCTCGGTGTTTCCGTGGTGCCGATCAACCCCGATCTGCGGGTCAGCGAGCTCGAATACATCATCGCGCATTCCGAGATGAATGCCGCTTTCGTCCTCGCCAAACGACGGGGCGAGGTCGAGACGGCGGCACGGCAGGCCGGCCGGCCGATTCCGGTTGCGACCGACAGCGGCGAGATTCCAGCCCCGTTCGGCGGCGCGCGGCCGGCGGACCCCGGCGACGGTGCGAGCGAATGCGCGCTGCTCTATACGTCGGGGACGACAGGCCAGCCCAAGGGCTGCGTGCTGACCAACACCTATTTCCTCTATTCCGGAGACTGGTATCGCGACGTCGGCGGGTTGATCGATCTCAGAGGTGATGGCGAGCGCATGATCACGCCGCTGCCGTTGTTTCACATGAACGCGATGGCGGTGTCGCTGATGGCGATGCTGTCGGTCGGCGGCAGCCTGACGATGCTCGATCGCTTCCATCCGCGGAGCTGGTGGAAATCGGTGCGCGACAGCCGCGCGACCTGCCTGCATTATCTCGGCGTCATGCCCTCGATGCTGATGGGCGCGCCGCCGACGCAGGAAGATCGCGCGCACACCGTGCGGTTCGGCTTCGGCGCCGGCGTCGACAGGCTGCTGCACGCGCCGTTCGAGGAGCGCTTCGGCTTTCCGCTGCTCGAGGCCTGGGCGATGACCGAGACCGGAAGCGGCGGCGTGATCGCCGCCAACGTCGAGCCGCGCAAGATCGGCACCAGCTGTTTCGGCCGTCCGGCGACGGAAGTCGAGGTTCGGATCGTCGACAACGCCGGCAACGATGCGCCGGTGGGAACGCCCGGCGAGTTGTTGGTGCGGCGGGCAGGGGATGATCCCCGCTACGGCTTCTTCAGCGAGTACCTGAAGAACAGGGAGGCCACCGCAGAGGCCTGGAAGGACGGATGGCTCCATACCGGAGATATCGTGTCGCGCGATGCCGATGGCGATCTTCATTTCGTCGATCGCAAGAAGAACGTGATCCGCCGCTCCGGCGAGAACATCGCCGCGGTCGAGGTCGAATCCGTGCTCAACCGCCATCCGGCGATCCGGCAGGCCGCGGTGGCGGCAACACCCGATCAGCTACGCGGCGACGAGGTCGCGGCTGTCATCATCGCCGAGAATCCAGGGGCAGACCGCGCGCTGGCCGAGGACATCGTGCGCTGGAGCCTGGAGCAGATGGCCTATTACAAGGCGCCGGGCTGGATCTCGTTCGTCGATCAACTGCCGCTGACCGCGACCGAGAAGATCCAGCGCGCCGGGTTGAAGGAGTTCGTCGCGAGACTGATGCGCGATGGCGCGTTCTTCGATCTTCGCGACCTCAAGCGGCGGCAGGAGTGA
- a CDS encoding aromatic-ring-hydroxylating dioxygenase subunit beta, producing MISEKTITDFIYREADLLDTMQWQAWLDLFHPEGRYWMPLEWQQQDPVLQPSLMYEDLMLMKVRIERLAGERTFSQKPKSRCHHLLQAPQILACDTAAGVFKARTSFLYTETRGDTLERFSGWASHDLVQVGDDLKIRLKRIDLVNFDAPFGNIQLFM from the coding sequence ATGATCAGCGAGAAGACCATCACCGATTTCATCTATCGGGAAGCCGACCTCCTCGACACGATGCAATGGCAGGCGTGGCTCGACCTGTTCCACCCGGAGGGCCGCTACTGGATGCCGCTGGAATGGCAGCAGCAGGATCCGGTACTCCAGCCCTCGCTGATGTACGAAGACCTGATGCTGATGAAAGTGCGGATCGAGCGACTGGCCGGCGAGCGCACCTTCAGTCAGAAGCCGAAGAGCCGCTGCCATCATTTGCTGCAGGCGCCGCAGATCCTGGCGTGCGATACGGCCGCCGGCGTGTTCAAGGCGCGGACGTCCTTTCTCTACACCGAGACGCGCGGCGATACGCTGGAACGCTTTTCGGGGTGGGCGTCGCACGATCTCGTTCAGGTCGGCGATGACCTCAAGATCAGGCTCAAGCGCATCGATCTCGTGAATTTCGATGCGCCGTTCGGCAATATCCAGCTTTTCATGTGA
- a CDS encoding aromatic ring-hydroxylating dioxygenase subunit alpha: MAKYGKDPRAIGGLVRDAEVHRDVYVDPEVFDLEMEHLFPNSWIYVGHASQLSKAGDFITANIGRQPVVASRHTDGSIHLFYNRCPHKGVKIASEPCGNTGKFFRCPYHAWSFKTDGSLLAIPLKKGYEGTGFADTQASDGLSRIKNVVVYRDFIFARLSENGVGFEDYFGESLSTIDNMVDRSPEGKLAVEATPIRYMHTCNWKMLVENQTDTCHPMVAHESSAGTAIKVWQREQGDSTEKPMAVQLYGPFMSPYEFYEQSGIRIWPNGHGHTGVANSIHSNYSDVEGYLGQMVAAYGEKRAHEILGEVRHNTVYFPNIMVKGAVQILRNFIPIAVDRTLVESWVYRLVGAPDKLYERALMYNRFINAPTSIVGHDDLEMYERAQEGLKSNGNQWVNLRRLYESNEAPDVTAVVNGTSERQMRNQFHAWAKFMTMGMDQGVEAAE; the protein is encoded by the coding sequence ATGGCGAAATACGGAAAGGATCCCCGCGCGATCGGCGGGCTTGTGCGCGACGCCGAGGTGCATCGCGACGTCTATGTCGATCCCGAGGTCTTCGATCTCGAGATGGAACATCTGTTTCCCAACAGCTGGATTTATGTCGGGCATGCCAGCCAGTTGTCGAAGGCCGGCGACTTCATCACCGCCAATATCGGCCGGCAGCCGGTGGTGGCCAGCCGCCATACCGACGGCTCGATCCACCTGTTCTACAATCGCTGTCCGCACAAGGGCGTCAAGATCGCCTCCGAGCCGTGCGGCAATACCGGAAAGTTCTTCCGCTGTCCCTATCATGCCTGGTCGTTCAAGACCGACGGCTCGCTGCTCGCGATCCCGCTGAAGAAGGGCTACGAGGGCACCGGCTTTGCCGACACGCAGGCGAGCGACGGGTTGTCGCGGATCAAGAATGTCGTCGTCTACCGGGACTTCATTTTCGCGCGCCTGAGCGAAAACGGCGTCGGCTTCGAAGACTATTTTGGTGAAAGCCTCTCGACCATCGACAACATGGTCGACCGCTCGCCGGAGGGGAAGCTGGCCGTCGAGGCCACGCCGATCCGCTACATGCACACCTGCAATTGGAAGATGCTGGTCGAGAACCAGACCGACACCTGCCATCCCATGGTGGCGCATGAGAGCTCGGCCGGCACCGCCATCAAGGTCTGGCAACGCGAACAGGGCGATTCCACGGAGAAGCCGATGGCGGTGCAGCTCTATGGGCCGTTCATGAGCCCGTACGAGTTCTACGAGCAGAGCGGCATCCGGATCTGGCCCAACGGCCACGGCCATACCGGCGTCGCCAATTCCATCCATTCGAACTATTCGGACGTCGAGGGCTATCTCGGCCAGATGGTCGCGGCCTATGGCGAGAAGCGGGCCCACGAGATCCTGGGAGAGGTCCGGCACAACACCGTCTATTTCCCGAACATCATGGTGAAGGGCGCGGTGCAGATCCTGCGCAATTTCATCCCGATCGCGGTGGACCGGACGCTGGTGGAGAGCTGGGTCTATCGTTTGGTCGGCGCACCCGACAAGCTCTACGAGCGGGCGCTGATGTACAATCGCTTCATCAACGCACCGACCTCGATCGTCGGGCACGACGATCTCGAAATGTATGAGCGGGCCCAGGAGGGGCTGAAGTCGAACGGCAATCAATGGGTCAATCTGCGCCGGCTCTACGAGAGCAACGAAGCGCCTGATGTCACCGCGGTCGTCAACGGCACGTCGGAGCGCCAGATGCGGAACCAGTTTCATGCCTGGGCCAAATTCATGACCATGGGCATGGACCAGGGCGTCGAGGCCGCGGAATGA